In Monodelphis domestica isolate mMonDom1 chromosome 3, mMonDom1.pri, whole genome shotgun sequence, the following proteins share a genomic window:
- the TMEM14C gene encoding transmembrane protein 14C, translating to MALDWIGFGYAALVASGGIIGYAKAGSVPSLAAGLLFGGLAGLGAYQISQDPKNIWVSLAASGTLAGIMGMRFYNSGKFMPAGLIAGASLLMVGRLGLKMLDKPQQS from the exons ATGGCTCTAGACTGGATTGGCTTTGGTTATGCAGCATTGGTTGCTTCTGGTGGAATAATTGGCTATGCAAAAGCAG GAAGCGTCCCATCCCTGGCTGCTGGTCTTCTCTTTGGTGGTCTGGCAGGCCTGGGAGCTTATCAGATATCTCAGGATCCCAAGAATATTTGGGTATCCTTAG CTGCATCAGGGACTCTGGCTGGCATCATGGGAATGAGATTCTACAACTCTGGAAAATTCATGCCAGCAGGCTTAATTGCTGGTGCCAG CCTCCTAATGGTTGGAAGACTTGGACTGAAGATGCTGGATAAGCCTCAGCAATCATAA